A single window of Hippocampus zosterae strain Florida chromosome 15, ASM2543408v3, whole genome shotgun sequence DNA harbors:
- the LOC127616973 gene encoding C-C chemokine receptor type 3-like isoform X2 translates to MESSIGQSPTMDSMEDQYAILLELLKMNETYDPSYVVSDTVKLCTKVNVNDFGSKFNPPFCFVNFLLSYLGNGLVLYIIYKYEKLNTVTNIFLLNLVLSNILFATSLPFWATYHLSQWIFGNILLVHAVAAAKSRKRSYAIISSVVVWCVSIIASMKELVFQNVWTSPFDELVCEESGYSEATMAFWRLVTYYQQFLVFFLLPLLMVIYCYVCITVRVLSTRMKEKCRAVKLIFIIIFTFFVCWTPYNVVILLKAIQSSSPNVECAESDKLDYAMFVTRNVAYLYCCISPVFYTFVGKKFQSHFKRLLAKKIPCLRRHISLSSQSTRTTSQKTPHSDYEY, encoded by the exons ATGGAAAGCAGCATCG GACAATCGCCCACCATGGACTCGATGGAAGACCAATATGCCATCCTCTTGGAACTTCTCAAAATGAATGAGACATACGACCCAAGCTACGTGGTCAGCGATACTGTCAAACTCTGCACCAAGGTGAATGTCAATGATTTTGGCTCAAAATTCAACCCACCTTTCTGCTTTGTCAATTTCCTCCTGAGTTACCTTGGTAACGGCCTCGTCCTGTACATCATTTACAAGTACGAGAAGCTCAACACGgtgacaaacattttcttgCTCAATCTGGTCCTCTCCAACATCCTCTTTGCCACCAGTCTCCCGTTTTGGGCAACGTATCACCTGTCTCAGTGGATTTTTGGGAACATTTTGT TGGTGCACGCGGTGGCAGCTGCAAAGAGCAGAAAGAGGAGCTACGCTATCATTTCCTCCGTGGTGGTTTGGTGCGTCAGCATCATCGCCAGTATGAAAGAGCTGGTTTTCCAGAATGTCTGGACGAGTCCCTTCgatgagctggtgtgtgaggagTCGGGATACTCTGAAGCCACCATGGCATTCTGGCGTCTGGTCACTTACTATCAACAGTTTCTGGTCTTCTTCCTCCTGCCTCTGCTCATGGTGATCTACTGCTACGTCTGCATAACCGTCCGTGTGCTGTCCACTCGCATGAAGGAGAAATGTCGCGCCGTCAAGCTCatattcatcatcatctttacCTTCTTTGTCTGTTGGACCCCCTACAACGTGGTCATCCTCCTCAAAGCCATACAGAGCTCCAGTCCCAATGTGGAGTGCGCCGAGTCAGACAAGCTGGACTATGCGATGTTTGTGACCCGCAATGTGGCCTACCTCTACTGTTGCATCAGCCCAGTGTTTTACACGTTTGTGGGTAAAAAGTTCCAGAGCCACTTTAAGAGGCTGCTCGCTAAGAAAATCCCATGTCTGAGGAGACACATTAGTCTCAGCAGCCAGAGCACGCGGACCACATCGCAGAAGACGCCGCATTCTGATTACGAGTACTAG
- the LOC127616973 gene encoding C-C chemokine receptor type 5-like isoform X1 produces the protein MESSIGQSPTMDSMEDQYAILLELLKMNETYDPSYVVSDTVKLCTKVNVNDFGSKFNPPFCFVNFLLSYLGNGLVLYIIYKYEKLNTVTNIFLLNLVLSNILFATSLPFWATYHLSQWIFGNILCKLVSSAYFIGFYSSILFLTLMTFDRYLAVVHAVAAAKSRKRSYAIISSVVVWCVSIIASMKELVFQNVWTSPFDELVCEESGYSEATMAFWRLVTYYQQFLVFFLLPLLMVIYCYVCITVRVLSTRMKEKCRAVKLIFIIIFTFFVCWTPYNVVILLKAIQSSSPNVECAESDKLDYAMFVTRNVAYLYCCISPVFYTFVGKKFQSHFKRLLAKKIPCLRRHISLSSQSTRTTSQKTPHSDYEY, from the exons ATGGAAAGCAGCATCG GACAATCGCCCACCATGGACTCGATGGAAGACCAATATGCCATCCTCTTGGAACTTCTCAAAATGAATGAGACATACGACCCAAGCTACGTGGTCAGCGATACTGTCAAACTCTGCACCAAGGTGAATGTCAATGATTTTGGCTCAAAATTCAACCCACCTTTCTGCTTTGTCAATTTCCTCCTGAGTTACCTTGGTAACGGCCTCGTCCTGTACATCATTTACAAGTACGAGAAGCTCAACACGgtgacaaacattttcttgCTCAATCTGGTCCTCTCCAACATCCTCTTTGCCACCAGTCTCCCGTTTTGGGCAACGTATCACCTGTCTCAGTGGATTTTTGGGAACATTTTGTGTAAGTTGGTCAGCAGCGCCTACTTCATCGGTTTCTACAGCTCCATCCTTTTCCTCACGCTCATGACCTTCGACCGATACTTGGCAGTGGTGCACGCGGTGGCAGCTGCAAAGAGCAGAAAGAGGAGCTACGCTATCATTTCCTCCGTGGTGGTTTGGTGCGTCAGCATCATCGCCAGTATGAAAGAGCTGGTTTTCCAGAATGTCTGGACGAGTCCCTTCgatgagctggtgtgtgaggagTCGGGATACTCTGAAGCCACCATGGCATTCTGGCGTCTGGTCACTTACTATCAACAGTTTCTGGTCTTCTTCCTCCTGCCTCTGCTCATGGTGATCTACTGCTACGTCTGCATAACCGTCCGTGTGCTGTCCACTCGCATGAAGGAGAAATGTCGCGCCGTCAAGCTCatattcatcatcatctttacCTTCTTTGTCTGTTGGACCCCCTACAACGTGGTCATCCTCCTCAAAGCCATACAGAGCTCCAGTCCCAATGTGGAGTGCGCCGAGTCAGACAAGCTGGACTATGCGATGTTTGTGACCCGCAATGTGGCCTACCTCTACTGTTGCATCAGCCCAGTGTTTTACACGTTTGTGGGTAAAAAGTTCCAGAGCCACTTTAAGAGGCTGCTCGCTAAGAAAATCCCATGTCTGAGGAGACACATTAGTCTCAGCAGCCAGAGCACGCGGACCACATCGCAGAAGACGCCGCATTCTGATTACGAGTACTAG
- the LOC127616975 gene encoding C-C chemokine receptor type 3-like, translating into MENETGQSLTAYMVEDASSDPWDIFGAVTYGPSDVVNDRVNLCTKVNVNDFGSKFNPPFCFVNFLLSYFGNGLVLYIIYKYEKLNTATNIFLLNLVLSNILFATSFPFWATYHLSQWIFGNVLCKLVSSAYFIGFYSSILFLTLMTFDRYLAVVHAVAVAKSRKRSYAIISSVVVWCVSIIASMKELVFQNVWTSPFDELVCEESGFSEATMAFWRLVTYYQQFLVFFLLPLLMVIYCYVCITVRVLSTRMKEKCRAVKLIFIIIFTFFVCWTPYNVVILLKAIQSSGPDVECAESDKLDYAMFVTRNVAYLYCCISPVFYTFVGKKFQSHFKRLLAKKIPCLRRHISLSSQSTRTTSQKTPHSDYEY; encoded by the exons ATGGAGAACGAAACTG GACAATCACTAACTGCGTACATGGTTGAAGACGCCTCTTCTGACCCCTGGGACATTTTCGGGGCCGTGACATACGGCCCGAGCGACGTGGTCAACGATCGTGTCAACCTCTGCACCAAGGTGAATGTCAATGATTTTGGCTCAAAATTCAACCCACCTTTCTGCTTTGTCAATTTCCTCCTGAGCTACTTTGGTAACGGCCTCGTCCTGTACATCATTTACAAGTACGAGAAGCTCAACACGGCGACAAACATTTTCTTGCTCAATCTGGTCCTCTCCAACATCCTCTTTGCCACTAGTTTCCCATTTTGGGCAACGTATCACCTGTCTCAGTGGATTTTTGGGAACGTTTTGTGTAAGTTGGTCAGCAGCGCCTACTTCATCGGTTTCTACAGCTCCATCCTTTTCCTCACGCTCATGACCTTCGACCGATACTTGGCAGTGGTGCACGCGGTGGCAGTTGCAAAGAGCAGAAAGAGGAGCTACGCTATCATTTCCTCCGTGGTGGTTTGGTGCGTCAGCATCATCGCCAGTATGAAAGAGCTGGTTTTCCAGAATGTCTGGACGAGTCCCTTCgatgagctggtgtgtgaggagTCGGGATTCTCTGAAGCCACCATGGCATTCTGGCGTCTGGTCACTTACTATCAACAGTTTCTGGTCTTCTTCCTCCTGCCTCTGCTCATGGTGATCTACTGCTACGTCTGCATCACCGTCCGCGTGCTGTCCACTCGCATGAAGGAGAAATGTCGCGCCGTCAAGCTCatattcatcatcatctttacCTTCTTTGTCTGTTGGACCCCCTACAACGTGGTCATCCTCCTCAAAGCCATACAGAGCTCCGGTCCCGATGTGGAGTGCGCCGAGTCAGACAAGCTGGACTATGCGATGTTTGTGACCCGCAATGTGGCCTACCTCTACTGTTGCATCAGCCCAGTGTTTTACACGTTTGTGGGTAAAAAGTTCCAAAGCCACTTTAAGAGGCTGCTCGCAAAGAAAATCCCATGTCTGAGGAGACACATTAGTCTCAGCAGCCAGAGCACGCGGACCACATCGCAGAAGACGCCGCATTCTGATTACGAGTACTAG